In the Nocardioides marmotae genome, GAGGAGGATCGTGGGCGGCGTGTGGGGGGCGCGGTCAGCGCCGGGTCTTCGGGTCCATCGCGTCGCGGATGGCGTCACCGAGCAGGTTGAGGGAGAGGACCAGCAGCACGATGCCGAGCAGCGGCTCCCAGAGGTAGAGCGCGTACTTGTCGAACCACGGCACCGCGTCGGAGACCGTCTGGCCCCACGAGGCGCCCGAGGTGACACCGATGCCGAGGAACGCCAGGCCGGCCTCGAGGGCGACGAACGCCGGCAGCGTCAGCGAGACGCTCACGACGATGGGCGCGGCGAGGTTCGGCAGCAGCTCCTTGATCAGGATGCGGTGGGTCGGCATGCCGATCACCCGCGCGGCCTGGATGAACTCCCGCTCGCGCAGCGAGAGGACCTCACCGCGGACCAGGCGGGCCAGGCCCATCCACCCGAAGATCGCCAGGATCGCGATGAGCGACCACCGCTGGATCGTCGGGTAGTTCTCCGAGAGCGCGAACCGGTCGTTGATGATCGGCGCGATCGTCAGGGCGGCGAGCAGGAACGGCACCGTCAGGAAGAAGTCGATGACGAACGAGAGGACCTTGTCCACGATGCCGCCGAGGAAGCCGGCGAGCAGACCCGTGACCACGCCGACGATCGAGGCCACGAGCGTCGCGCTGCCCGCGATGATCAGCGAGGTGCGCGCTCCGTAGAGCCAGTGCGCGAGGTTGTCCGCGCCCGTCTGCGGCGCGATCCCGAACGGGTGCTCGGGGTCGAAGCCGTGGTTCGGCGGGCCGACCTTCGGCAGCTGGGTGGAGAAGTCGAGGACCTGGCTGGGACGACCCGGGTCGAGGGAGACGCCGAACATGTCGGCGATCACCCCCGCGAAGACCGCGATGAGCACGAAGAACAGCGCCACGATCCCGCAGACCACGGCGACCTTGTCCTTCAGCAGCCGACCGAACGCGATCTGCATCGGCGACTTGCCGGCGATCGCCTTGGCTTCCTTCGACGTCGGGTCCGGGGCGGGGGGCTCCTCGCTCAGGTGTCCGAGGGTCTCGGGACCGGCCGTCTGTGCCGACATGCTCACCTCAATGTGGTCCAGGGCCGGGAGAATCCCGACCCGCGCTCTGGTGCGCGCCGGGCGTGACTCTATGTGACGTGCCACGGCGTCGCGATCACTCGCGAGTAACGATCTGGTCTCGACCCTCGGACAGGGTCGTCCGGCGGTTCAGGCCGGGTCCGCAACATCCTTCGCCGGCTCGGCGTCGACACCGGCTTCCTTGCGCTGGGCAGGGGTGATGGGTGCGGGCGCGGCCGTGAGCGGGTCGAACCCGCCACCGGACTTCGGGAAGGCGATGACGTCGCGGATCGAGTCCGCACCGGCGAGGATCGCGCAGATGCGGTCCATGCCCACGGCGATGCCGCCGTGCGGGGGCGCGCCGTACTTGAAGGCGTCGAGGAGGAAGCCGAACTTCTCCTGCGCCTCCTCCTCGCCGATGCCCATCACCGAGAAGACGCGCTTCTGGACGTCCTCGCGGTGGATCCGGATCGACCCGCCGCCGAGCTCGCTGCCGTTGCAGACGATGTCGTAGGCGTAGGCCAGCGCCGCGCCGGGGTTCTCCTCGAGGGTGTCGAGGTACTCCGGCTTGGGGCTGGTGAAGGCGTGGTGCACCGCGGTCCAGGCGCCGGCGCCGACGGCGACGTCGCCGCTGGCGACCGCCTCGCTGGCGGGCTCGAAGAGCGGCGCGTCGACGACCCAGGTGAAGGCGAACGCCGAGGTGTCGATCAGCCCGCAGCGGCGGCCGATCTCCAGGCGCGCCGCGCCGAGGAGGGCGCGGCTGGACTTGGTGGCACCGGCGGCGAAGAAGATGCAGTCGCCCGGCTGGGCGCCGACGTGCGCGGCGAGGCCGGCCTTCTCCTCCTCGGTGAGGTTCTTGGCGACGGGGCCGCCGAGGGTGCCGTCCTCCTGGACGAGCACGTAGGCCAGCCCGCGGGCGCCGCGCTGCTTGGCCCACTCCTGCCAGGCGTCGAGCTGCTTGCGGGGCTGGCTCGCGCCGCCCGGCATGACCACCGCGCCGACGTACTCGGCCTGGAAGACGCGGAAGGGGGTGTCCTTGAAGTACTCGGTGCACTCGACGAGCTCGTTGCCCATCCGCAGGTCGGGCTTGTCCGAGCCGTACTTGGCCATCGCCTCGGCGTAGGTCATCCGCGGGATCGGGCGCGGGATCTCGACGTCGATGAGCGCCCACATCTCGGCGAGGACGTCCTCCATCAGCGCGATGACGTCCTCCTGGTCGACGAAGGACATCTCGATGTCGAGCTGGGTGAACTCCGGCTGCCGGTCGGCGCGGAAGTCCTCGTCGCGGTAGCAGCGCGCGATCTGGTAGTAGCGCTCCATGCCGCCGACCATGAGCAGCTGCTTGAACAGCTGGGGGCTCTGCGGCAGGGCGTACCAGCTGCCCGGGTGCAGGCGCGCCGGGACGAGGAAGTCGCGGGCACCCTCGGGGGTGCTGCGGGTCAGCGTGGGGGTCTCGATCTCGACGAAGTCGTGGCGGTCGAGCACGTCGCGCGCGGCCTTGTTGACCTTGCTGCGCAGGCGGATCGCGGCGGCCGGGCCGGAGCGGCGCAGGTCGAGGTAGCGATACTTGAGGCGGACCTCCTCCCCCACCTCCCCACTCGACGACTGAGCGTCGCTGATGGGGAACGGCAGCGGCGCGGCGGTGCTGAGCACCTCGACCTCGGTGGCGACGACCTCGATCTCGCCGGTGGCGAGGTTGGGGTTCTCGTTGCCCTCCTTGCGCGCGGTCACCTCGCCAGTGACCTTGAGGCAGAACTCCGCGCGCAGCTGGTGGGCGACCTCCTCGTCGCGGATGACGACCTGGACGACGCCGCTGGCCTCGCGGAGGTCGATGAAGGCGACGCCCCCGTGATCGCGTCGGTTGGCCACCCACCCGGCGAGGGTGACGGTCTGGCCGACGTGCTCGGCGCGGAGGGCGCCGGCGTCATGGGTGCGGATCACTGCTTCTGCTCCTTGGCTGGTGGGGTGGTCGAGCCGGTGGCGACCACGACCCGGGGTCGGTGGTCGGCGGCGGGTGGGGTCCAGGTGGCCGGATCAGCGGCGACCTGCTCCCCCGTGCGGATGTCCTTGACCTGGTGGCCGTCGTCGCCGGTGAACCATACGTAGGGGATGCCGCGGCGCTCGGCGTAGCGGATCTGCTTGCCGAACTTCTGCGCGGTCGCGGCGACCTCGCAGGGCACGCCGTTCGCGCGCAGCGCGGTGGCGATGGCGTCGGACTCCTCGCGGGTGTCCTCGCCGGTCAGCGCGACGAGCACGACCGAGGGCACCTTGCGGTCCGCGACGAGCGCGCCGCGGTTGAGCAGCGGGACCAGCACGCGGCTCACGCCGAGGGAGATCCCGACGCCGGGGTACGTCGTGCGGCCGTCGCTGGCCAGCGCGTCGTACCGGCCACCGGAGCAGATCGAGCCGAGCGACTCGCTGCCCTCCAGGCGGGTCTCGAAGACCGTGCCGGTGTAGTAGTCCAGCCCGCGCGCGATGGACAGGTCGGCCTCGATGGTGACCTGGTCGCCGGTCAGCGACGCGCAGCCGCGGAGCAGGGCGGCGAGCTCGGTCAGCCCCTCCTCCAGCAGCGGGTCCTCGACGCCGAGCGCCCGGACGCGGTCGACGAAGGAGTCGTCGGTGCTGCGGATGGTCGCCAGCTCCAGGCAGCGGTCGGCCTGCTCGGGCGAGAGGCCGGCCTCCTCGAGGAGCATGCCGCGCACCGTCTCGGCGGGCAGCTTGTCGAGCTTGTCGACCAGCCGCATCACCTCGGCGGGGTCAGGCGCGCCGAGGCCGGCGTAGAAGCCCTGGATCAGCTTGCGGTTGTTGACCTGGAGCCGGAACGGCGGCAGGCCCAGCACCGCGGGGTCGGTCAGCCGCGAGAGCGCGTCGACCATGACCCGGGTGACCTCGATGTCGTGGTGGAACGGCAGCTCGTCCTTGCCGACGATGTCGATGTCGGCCTGGGTGAACTCCCGGTAGCGGCCGTCCTGCGGGCGCTCGCCGCGCCAGGCCTTCTGCACCTGGTAGCGGCGGAAGGGGAACTCCAGCTTGCCGGCGTTCTCCAGCACGAAGCGGGCGAAGGGCACGGTCAGGTCGAAGTGCAGCCCGAGACCGGAGTCGGCGGCGGTGTCGGTCTCCTGGAGCCGCCGCAGGACGTAGACCTCCTTGGAGGTGTCGCCCTTGCGCAGCAGCTGGTCCATCGGCTCGACGGCGCGGGTCTCGATGCCGGCGAAGCCGTGCAGCTCGAAGACGGTGCGCAGCGTGTCGATGACCTGCTGCTCGACGAAGCGCTGCTCGGGCAGCAGCTCGGGGAACCCGCTGAGCGGGGTCGGCTTGGCCATCGGTCACAGACCTCGCGTCACGGGGGTGGTCGGATTCGCCGGACCGGCGGGATCGGTGTCCTGGAGGTCCAGCAGGAACGGGTTGGTCGCACGCTCACGACCGATCGAGGTCTGCTCCCCGTGGCCGGGCAGGACGACGACGTCGTCGCGCAGCGTCAGCACCTTCTCGCGCAGGCTGCGCAGGATCGTCGGGTGGTCGCCGCCGGGCAGGTCGGTGCGGCCGATGGAGCCGGCGAAGAGCAGGTCACCGGAGAACATGACCTCGCTGACGTCCTGCTGCTCGTACGGCGACCGGAAGGTGACCGAGCCCCGCGTGTGGCCCGGGGTGTGGTCGACGGTGAACCGCAGCCCGGCCAGCTCCAGCTCCTGGCTGTCGGCCAGCTCGCGGACGTCGTCGGGCTCGGCCCAGCTGTACTTCCCGCCGAGGAGCATCTGCGTGGTCTCACGCGACATGCCGGCCATCGGGTCGCTCAGCAGGTGGCGGTCCTCGGGGTGGATCCAGGCGGTGGCGTCGTACGTGCCGGCCACGGGCGCGACGCACCACATGTGGTCGACGTGGCCGTGGGTCACCAGGACCGCGACGGGCTTGAGCCGGTGCTCGCGGACGACCTGGGCGACCCCGTCGGCGGCGTCCTTGCCGGGGTCGATGACGACGCACTCGGCGCCCGGACCGGTGGCGGCGACGTAGCAGTTCGTCCCCCAGGGCCCAGCGGGGAATCCGGCGATCAGCACCCGGTCAGGCTACCCGCGGGTCGGCGTCGCGTTTCCATCGGGATTCGGGTCCGTCCTGCGCGACGCGCGCGGGGAGGCGCCGTACCTGACTAGGATTGCCGCCTGCGTGAGCGAGCCGCCCGCGACCATCGATGCGAGGGACCAGCAGTGACGAGCCATGAGTGGGGCCGTGTCGACGACGACGGCACCGTCTACGTCCGGACCGCAGACGGGGAGCGCCCCGTCGGTCAGTACCCCGAGGGGACCCCCGAGGAGGCGCTGTCCTTCTTCACCGAGCGGTACGCCGCGCTCGCCTTCGAGGTCGAGCTGCTCGAGCAGCGGGTGCGCTCCGGCGTGCTCTCCCCCGAGGAGGCCGCCGAGTCGGTGAAGACCGTCCGCGCCCAGGTGACCGACGCCAACGCCGTCGGCGACCTCGCGGCGCTCGGCGCCCGTCTCGACGCGCTGGGCCCGGTGATCGCGACCCAGCGCGAAGCGCGCCGCGCCGAGAAGGCCGTGAAGTCGGCCGAGGCGAAGGCCGCGAAGGAGAAGCTGGTCGGCGAGGCCGAGAAGCTGGCCCAGGGCTCGGACTGGCGCCACGGCGCCAACCGGCTGCGGGACCTGCTGGAGGAGTGGAAGGCGCTGCCACGCATCGACCGCGCCTCCGACGACGCGCTGTGGCGACGGTTCTCCTCGGCGCGCACGGCGTACACCCGGCGCCGCAAGGCGCACTTCGCGGAGCAGAACGAGAAGCGCGACGCCGCTCGGGTCGTCAAGGAGCGCCTGGTCGTGGAGGCGGAGAAGATCGCCGGCTCGACCGAGTGGGGCCCCACCGCGGGCCGCTACCGCGACCTGATGCGCGACTGGAAGGCCGCCGGGCCCGCACCCAAGGACGTCGACGACGCCCTCTGGAAGCGGTTCCGCGCCGCGCAGGACACCTTCTTCGGGGCCCGGGACGCCGCGGCCGCCGAGCAGGACCAGGAGTTCGCCGCGAACGCCGAGGTCAAGGAGCAGCTGCTCGTCGAGGCCGAGGCGCTGCTGCCGGTCGAGGACGTGGAGGCCGCCAAGCGCGCCTTCCGCGACCTCGCCGAGCGCTGGGACGCCGCCGGCAAGGTCCCGCGCGACCGGATGAAGGAGCTCGAGGGCCGCATCCGCAAGGTCGAGCAGGCCATCCGCGCCGTCGAGGACGAGCAGTGGAAGCGCTCGGACCCCGAGAAGTCCGCCCGCGCCGGTGACCTGGTCCAGAAGCTCGAGACCGCCATCGCCACCGTCCAGGCCGAGCTCGACCAGGCCCGCACCGCCGGCAACGAGAAGAAGGTCCGGGAGCTGGAGGAGAACCTCGCCTCGCGCCAGGCGTTCCTCGAGATGGCCCGGAAGGCCTCCGCGGACTTCTCCGGTTGAGGACGGCCGGGCGAGGGACGAGCCCGGCCGTCCTCGAGGAGGAGGTCGAGCAAGCCCCGCGACCGGGCTTGCGAGGTCGCGACGGGCGTGTCGAGACCCGGTGAGACGAGGCAGGGCGGCGACCGTCGTGGTCGCCGCCCTGCGTCACTTCCGGGGTTTCGACACGCTCGCTGGCGCTCGCTGCTCAACCAGCGGCGGACGCTGGCGCTCGCTGCTCAACCAGCGGTGGACGCTGGCGCTCGCTGCTCAACCAGCGGTGGCGCTGGCGCTCGGTGGTGGTCAGGAGGTGACGCGGTAGGCGTCGAAGACGCCGGGGACCCCGCGGACCGCATTGAGGACCTGGTCGAGGTGCTTGGCCTCGGCCATCTCGAAGGTGAACCGGCTCTTCGCGACGCGATCGCGGGTGGTGGAGAGGTTCGCGCTGAGGATGTTCACGTGCTCATCGGAGAGCGCCATGGTGATGTCGGAGAGCAGGCGGGCCCGGTCGAGCGCCTCGACCTGGATGTTGACCAGGAACGTCGAGGTTCCGGTGGGGGCCCACTCGACGTCGAGCAGCTTCTCGGGCTGGGACTTCAGCGCGGCGGCGTTCGTGCAGTCGTGGCGGTGGACCGAGACTCCCCCGCCCTTGGTGACGAAGCCGAGGATGTCGTCGGGCGGCACGGGCGTGCAGCACTTGGCGAGCTTGACCCAGACGTCGGGCGCGCCCTTGACGATGACGCCGGAGTCGCCGCCTCCGGGCGAGACCTTCGACCGGCCGCGCCGGCCGGTGATCGTGACCGCCTCGGCGAGGTCCTCCTGCGCGGCGTCCTGCCCGCCGTGCTCCTCGATGACCCGCCGGACGACCGCCTGCGCGGACAGGTTGCCCTCGCCGACGGCGGCGTAGAGCGCGGAGACGTCGGCGATGGAGAAGTGCCGGGCGGCGAGGGTCAGCGACTCGTGGGACATCAGCCGCTTGAGGGGCAGCCCCTCCTTGCGCATGAGCTTGGCGATCTGCTCCTTGCCCTGCTCGATGGCCTCCTCGCGGCGCTCCTTGGAGAACCACTGGCGGATCTTGGAGCGGGCCCGCGGCGACTTCACGAAGGTCAGCCAGTCGCGCGAGGGGCCGGCGTTCTCGGACTTGGAGGTGAAGACCTCGACCACGTCGCCGTTCTCGAGCGTGGACTCCAGCGGCACGAGCCGCCCGTTGACGCGCGCGCCGATCGTGTGGTGCCCGACCTCGGTGTGCACGGCGTAGGCGAAGTCGACCGGGGTCGAGCCCGCCGGGAGCGCGATGACGTCGCCGCGCGGGGTGAAGACGTAGGTCTCGGCCCGGTTGATCTCGAAGCGGAGGGACTCCAGGAACTCCCCCGGGTCCTCGACCTCGCTCTGCCAGTCCAGCAGCTGCCGGACCCAGGTCATGTCGTCGCCGTCGGCCTGCCGGTCGGTGTCGAGGCCGGCCCGGCCGTCCTCCTTGTACTTCCAGTGCGCAGCGACGCCGTACTCGGCGCGGCGGTGCATCGCGAAGGTCCGGATCTGCACCTCGACCGGCTTGCCCGAAGGGCCGATCACCGTCGTGTGCAGCGACTGGTACATGTTGAACTTCGGCATCGCGACGTAGTCCTTGAACCGGCCCAGGACAGGGTTCCAGCGCGAGTGCAGGACGCCGAGGACGGAGTAGCAGTCGCGGTCCTCCTCGACGAGGATGCGGATGCCGACCAGGTCGTAGATGTCGGAGAACTCCCGGCCGCCGACGATCATCTTCTGGTAGATCGAGTAGTAGTGCTTCGGCCGACCCGTGACGGTGGCCTTGACCTTCGCCTCGCGCAGGTCGTTCTCGACCTGGCTGATCACCTCGGCGAGGAACTGGTCGCGCGAGGGCGCCCGCTCCGCGACCATCCGCACGATCTCGTCATAGATCTTCGGGTGGAGCGTGGCGAACGCGAGGTCCTCCAGCTCCCACTTGAGGGTGTTCATGCCCAGGCGGTGGGCCAGCGGGGCGTAGATGTCGAGGGTCTCGCGGGCCTTGCGCTCCTGGGTCTCCTGCTTGACGTAGCGCAGGGTCCGCATGTTGTGGAGGCGGTCGGCGAGCTTGATCACGAGGACGCGGATGTCGCGCGACATCGCCACGATCATCTTGCGGATCGTCTCGGCCTCGGCGGTGTCGCCGTAGACCACCTTGTCGAGCTTGGTGACGCCGTCGACGAGCTGGGCCACCTCGTCGCCGAAGTCCGCGCGCAGCGCCTCGAGGGTGTACGGCGTGTCCTCGACCGTGTCGTGCAGGAGCGCGGCGACCAGCGTCGGCTCGGTCATCCCGATGCCGGCGAGGATGGTGGTGACCGCGAGCGGGTGGGTGATGTAGGGGTCGCCGCTCTTGCGCATCTGCGTGCCGTGCATCTTCGCGGCCACGTCGTAGGCGCGCTCGAGGAGGGCGAGGTCGGCCTTCGGGTGGTTCGCACGCACGGCGCGGAACAGCGGCTCGAGGACCGGGTTGGTCGGCTGGCTGCGGGTGCCCATCCGCGCGAGGCGGGCCCGCATCCCGCGGGTGCTGGGCGTCGAGGAGGACGACCCGGCGCCGTCGTGGGGGGCCGGCCGCGGCACCCGCGGCTTGGCGGGCGGGCGCCCGCCGCTCGGGGCGGGGGCGCGGTCCTCGGTCACGTACGCAGTCTAGGCCGTCGCGGCACGGTCAGATGACGGCGAGGCTGTGGACCGGCAGGTCGCCCACGACCGCGCGCCCGTCCAGGAAGCCGAGCTCCATGAGGACGGCGACGGCCACGGGCGTGCCCCCGCAGGCGGCGACCAGCTCGCCCGCGGCCTTGACCGTGCCGCCGGTGGCGAGCACGTCGTCGACCAGCAGCACCCGCTCGCCGGGGGCGATCGCGTCGCGGTGCAGCTCGAGGGTGGCCTCGCCGTACTCCAGGGCGTAGGAGACCGCGTGGGCCTCGCGGGGGAGCTTGCCGGCCTTGCGCACGGGCACGAAGCCCGCGCCCAGCGCGAGCGCGACGGGGGCGCCGAGGATGAACCCGCGCGCCTCCATGCCGACGACCTTGTCCACGACCGTGGCGCCGTCGGCGTCGCGACCGGCGTCCGCGAGCGCCTGGACCACGGCGGTCAGGCCGTCGTGGTCGGCCAGGAGCGGGGTGATGTCCTTGAACACCACCCCGGGCTCGGGGAAGTCCGGCACGTCGACGACGAGCCGGTCGAGCGCCTCCCGGGCGACCTGCGCCCGGGTGGCGCCCACCGCTGCGCTGCCCGCAGGACCGGTCACCGCCACCTACTTCTTCCCGCGCTTGGACCGGGTGACCCGCGACGGCTGCTGCCGGCCGGCCGCACCGCTGGGGCGGACCTCGCCCTTGGTCTGGGGGACGACGCGGCCGCGGCCGCTCGCCTCCGCCCGAACCGGCGAGGCGCCGCCCACGGGCCGGTCGAGGCCGGGCTCGTCGTCGTCGTCGACGTCGTCTCCGTCGGCGACGAGCTCCGGGTCGGACTCGGGGTCCCAGGCCCGCTGGGCCACGGGCGAGTCGGAGGTGACCGCGGGGACCGAGGCGTAGGGGTCGGCGAGCGCCCGGGCCTTGGCCTTCGCGTGCCGCTCCTGGAGCTTGACCTCGGTCTCGGTGGACTTCAGCTGCACCAGGATGCGCGGGGCGAGCACGACCGAGGAGTACACACCGGCCGCCATGCCGACGAACTGCGAGAGGGCGAGGTCCTGCAGCGAGCTCGCACCGAGCTGCACGGCGCTGACCCAGAGGATCGCGCCGATCGGGATCAGCGCGACGATGCCGGTGTTGATCGAGCGCACCAGGGTCTGGTTGACCGCGAGGTTCGTCGCGTCGGCGTAGGACTGGCCCGGCCGCCGGTACTCGTGGGTGTTCTCGCGGACCTTGTCGAAGACCACGACGGTGTCGTAGAGCGAGAAGCCCAAGATCGCCAGCAGACCGGTGACCGCCGAGGGGGTGACCGGGAAGCCGGAGAGCGCGTAGATCCCGACGGTGATCGCGATGTCGTGGAACAGCGCCACGAGCGCGGCCACCGACATCTTCCACTCGCGGAAGTAGAGCCAGATGAAGATCATGACCAGGCCGAGGAACACCGCGACGCCGATGAGGGCGCGCTCGGCGACCTGCTGACCCCAGCTGGCGCCGATCTCGTCCTGGGAGATGTCCTGGAGCGGGTCGTCGACCTCCACCGTCTCGGTGATGGCCTCGACGATGCGGTCGCTCTCCTCCTGGGAGAGGTCCTCGGTCTGGATGAGCAGCGAATCGCCGGCCGTGGTCACGACCGGGGACTCGGCCCCGTCGACGCCGGCGTCCGCGACGGCCGCGCGCAGCGCGTCGGCGTTGTCCTGGGTCGCGGCCGAGGCGCCGACCGCCACGCGGTACTGCGTGCCGCCGGTGAACTCGATGCCGAAGTTGAGGCCCTTGATGACCACGACCCCGATCGCGAGGCCCACCAGCACCAGCGACACGGCGTACCAGAGCGGCCGTCGGCCGACGAAGTCGATCGACCTACGCCCGGTGTAGAGCTCGTTGCCGAGCCGGGAGAACTTGCCCATCAGGCCTTACCTCCAGCGGGGACCCGGTCGATGCCGAGCGTCTCGGGGCTGAGGCCGGAGAGGCGGCCGCCGCCGTTGAAGAACCGGAACCGCGCGAGGTAGGACACCGCCGGCTTGGTGAACCAGAACAGCACCGCCAGGTCGATGAGCGTCGACAGGCCGAGGGCGAAGCCGAAGCCCTTCACCGCGCCGGTGGCGAAGAAGTAGAGCACGGCCGCCGAGAGCAGCGAGACGGTGTTCGCCGCGAGCCGGGTGACCTTGGCCCGCTTCCAGCCGGTCTCGACCGCGACCCGCATCGACTTGCCCTCCCGCATCTCGTCGCGGATGCGCTCGAAGAAGAGGATGAAGGAGTCGGCGGTGACACCGACGGCGATGATCAGTCCGGCGATGCCGGGCAGGGTCAGCGTGAAGCCGGCCGTCTCGCTCAGCAGCAGCACCAACGCGTAGGTGATGGCCGCGGCGACCGCCAGCGAGCCGAGCACGACGATGCCCAGGCCGCGGTAGTAGATCAGGCAGTAGAGCATCACCAGGCCGAGACCGAGCGCGCCGGCCCACAGACCCGCGGAGAGCTGGTCACCGGCGAGCGAGGGGCCGATCGTCTCGGAGGAGACGTCGTCCTGGAACGCGATCGGCAGGGCGCCGAACTTCAGGCTGGTCGCCAGGCTCTGAGCGCTGGACTCGGTGAAGCTGCCCTCGATCTGGGCCTTGCCGTTGGTGATCAGGCCGTTCATCGTCGGCGCGGAGAGCACCTGGCCGTCGAGCACGACGGCGAACTGCTTGCCGTTGCCGACCAGCTTGCGGGAGATGTCGGCGAAGGCCTCGGTGCCGGAGCCGTTGAACTCCAGGGCGACGACCCACTGGACCTGGCCCTGGGGGATCTGCGCCGAGGCGTCGGTCAGCTGGGTGCCCTCGATCGCCGACGGCGAGAGGAGGTACTTCACGACCTGGCCGCGCTCACCGGTGTCGCAGGTGACGAGCGGCTTGTCGGGGTCGTCGACGACGTTCGGCGCGGAGCCGTCCGCCGGGCAGGTGAAGTCGTTGAAGGCCTTGATCGCGGCCTGGTTGGGCGC is a window encoding:
- a CDS encoding MBL fold metallo-hydrolase, with amino-acid sequence MLIAGFPAGPWGTNCYVAATGPGAECVVIDPGKDAADGVAQVVREHRLKPVAVLVTHGHVDHMWCVAPVAGTYDATAWIHPEDRHLLSDPMAGMSRETTQMLLGGKYSWAEPDDVRELADSQELELAGLRFTVDHTPGHTRGSVTFRSPYEQQDVSEVMFSGDLLFAGSIGRTDLPGGDHPTILRSLREKVLTLRDDVVVLPGHGEQTSIGRERATNPFLLDLQDTDPAGPANPTTPVTRGL
- the hisS gene encoding histidine--tRNA ligase, translated to MAKPTPLSGFPELLPEQRFVEQQVIDTLRTVFELHGFAGIETRAVEPMDQLLRKGDTSKEVYVLRRLQETDTAADSGLGLHFDLTVPFARFVLENAGKLEFPFRRYQVQKAWRGERPQDGRYREFTQADIDIVGKDELPFHHDIEVTRVMVDALSRLTDPAVLGLPPFRLQVNNRKLIQGFYAGLGAPDPAEVMRLVDKLDKLPAETVRGMLLEEAGLSPEQADRCLELATIRSTDDSFVDRVRALGVEDPLLEEGLTELAALLRGCASLTGDQVTIEADLSIARGLDYYTGTVFETRLEGSESLGSICSGGRYDALASDGRTTYPGVGISLGVSRVLVPLLNRGALVADRKVPSVVLVALTGEDTREESDAIATALRANGVPCEVAATAQKFGKQIRYAERRGIPYVWFTGDDGHQVKDIRTGEQVAADPATWTPPAADHRPRVVVATGSTTPPAKEQKQ
- a CDS encoding DUF349 domain-containing protein, coding for MTSHEWGRVDDDGTVYVRTADGERPVGQYPEGTPEEALSFFTERYAALAFEVELLEQRVRSGVLSPEEAAESVKTVRAQVTDANAVGDLAALGARLDALGPVIATQREARRAEKAVKSAEAKAAKEKLVGEAEKLAQGSDWRHGANRLRDLLEEWKALPRIDRASDDALWRRFSSARTAYTRRRKAHFAEQNEKRDAARVVKERLVVEAEKIAGSTEWGPTAGRYRDLMRDWKAAGPAPKDVDDALWKRFRAAQDTFFGARDAAAAEQDQEFAANAEVKEQLLVEAEALLPVEDVEAAKRAFRDLAERWDAAGKVPRDRMKELEGRIRKVEQAIRAVEDEQWKRSDPEKSARAGDLVQKLETAIATVQAELDQARTAGNEKKVRELEENLASRQAFLEMARKASADFSG
- a CDS encoding adenine phosphoribosyltransferase; the encoded protein is MGATRAQVAREALDRLVVDVPDFPEPGVVFKDITPLLADHDGLTAVVQALADAGRDADGATVVDKVVGMEARGFILGAPVALALGAGFVPVRKAGKLPREAHAVSYALEYGEATLELHRDAIAPGERVLLVDDVLATGGTVKAAGELVAACGGTPVAVAVLMELGFLDGRAVVGDLPVHSLAVI
- the aspS gene encoding aspartate--tRNA ligase codes for the protein MIRTHDAGALRAEHVGQTVTLAGWVANRRDHGGVAFIDLREASGVVQVVIRDEEVAHQLRAEFCLKVTGEVTARKEGNENPNLATGEIEVVATEVEVLSTAAPLPFPISDAQSSSGEVGEEVRLKYRYLDLRRSGPAAAIRLRSKVNKAARDVLDRHDFVEIETPTLTRSTPEGARDFLVPARLHPGSWYALPQSPQLFKQLLMVGGMERYYQIARCYRDEDFRADRQPEFTQLDIEMSFVDQEDVIALMEDVLAEMWALIDVEIPRPIPRMTYAEAMAKYGSDKPDLRMGNELVECTEYFKDTPFRVFQAEYVGAVVMPGGASQPRKQLDAWQEWAKQRGARGLAYVLVQEDGTLGGPVAKNLTEEEKAGLAAHVGAQPGDCIFFAAGATKSSRALLGAARLEIGRRCGLIDTSAFAFTWVVDAPLFEPASEAVASGDVAVGAGAWTAVHHAFTSPKPEYLDTLEENPGAALAYAYDIVCNGSELGGGSIRIHREDVQKRVFSVMGIGEEEAQEKFGFLLDAFKYGAPPHGGIAVGMDRICAILAGADSIRDVIAFPKSGGGFDPLTAAPAPITPAQRKEAGVDAEPAKDVADPA
- the secF gene encoding protein translocase subunit SecF — its product is MGKFSRLGNELYTGRRSIDFVGRRPLWYAVSLVLVGLAIGVVVIKGLNFGIEFTGGTQYRVAVGASAATQDNADALRAAVADAGVDGAESPVVTTAGDSLLIQTEDLSQEESDRIVEAITETVEVDDPLQDISQDEIGASWGQQVAERALIGVAVFLGLVMIFIWLYFREWKMSVAALVALFHDIAITVGIYALSGFPVTPSAVTGLLAILGFSLYDTVVVFDKVRENTHEYRRPGQSYADATNLAVNQTLVRSINTGIVALIPIGAILWVSAVQLGASSLQDLALSQFVGMAAGVYSSVVLAPRILVQLKSTETEVKLQERHAKAKARALADPYASVPAVTSDSPVAQRAWDPESDPELVADGDDVDDDDEPGLDRPVGGASPVRAEASGRGRVVPQTKGEVRPSGAAGRQQPSRVTRSKRGKK
- a CDS encoding ABC transporter permease, translated to MSAQTAGPETLGHLSEEPPAPDPTSKEAKAIAGKSPMQIAFGRLLKDKVAVVCGIVALFFVLIAVFAGVIADMFGVSLDPGRPSQVLDFSTQLPKVGPPNHGFDPEHPFGIAPQTGADNLAHWLYGARTSLIIAGSATLVASIVGVVTGLLAGFLGGIVDKVLSFVIDFFLTVPFLLAALTIAPIINDRFALSENYPTIQRWSLIAILAIFGWMGLARLVRGEVLSLREREFIQAARVIGMPTHRILIKELLPNLAAPIVVSVSLTLPAFVALEAGLAFLGIGVTSGASWGQTVSDAVPWFDKYALYLWEPLLGIVLLVLSLNLLGDAIRDAMDPKTRR
- a CDS encoding RelA/SpoT family protein, yielding MTEDRAPAPSGGRPPAKPRVPRPAPHDGAGSSSSTPSTRGMRARLARMGTRSQPTNPVLEPLFRAVRANHPKADLALLERAYDVAAKMHGTQMRKSGDPYITHPLAVTTILAGIGMTEPTLVAALLHDTVEDTPYTLEALRADFGDEVAQLVDGVTKLDKVVYGDTAEAETIRKMIVAMSRDIRVLVIKLADRLHNMRTLRYVKQETQERKARETLDIYAPLAHRLGMNTLKWELEDLAFATLHPKIYDEIVRMVAERAPSRDQFLAEVISQVENDLREAKVKATVTGRPKHYYSIYQKMIVGGREFSDIYDLVGIRILVEEDRDCYSVLGVLHSRWNPVLGRFKDYVAMPKFNMYQSLHTTVIGPSGKPVEVQIRTFAMHRRAEYGVAAHWKYKEDGRAGLDTDRQADGDDMTWVRQLLDWQSEVEDPGEFLESLRFEINRAETYVFTPRGDVIALPAGSTPVDFAYAVHTEVGHHTIGARVNGRLVPLESTLENGDVVEVFTSKSENAGPSRDWLTFVKSPRARSKIRQWFSKERREEAIEQGKEQIAKLMRKEGLPLKRLMSHESLTLAARHFSIADVSALYAAVGEGNLSAQAVVRRVIEEHGGQDAAQEDLAEAVTITGRRGRSKVSPGGGDSGVIVKGAPDVWVKLAKCCTPVPPDDILGFVTKGGGVSVHRHDCTNAAALKSQPEKLLDVEWAPTGTSTFLVNIQVEALDRARLLSDITMALSDEHVNILSANLSTTRDRVAKSRFTFEMAEAKHLDQVLNAVRGVPGVFDAYRVTS